GGACAACGGGGTCACCGCGCTGAGGGTGGCCGACGTGGACGGCGTCCGGCTCGCCGGCTTCCTGCTCGACGCCGGGGCGGTCAACTCGCCGTCCCTGCTGGAGGTCGGCCCCACGGGTGCCTCGGCTGACCACTCCGCCAACCCGACCACCGTGCAGGACGTGTTCGTCCGCGTCGGCGGCGCCGGGGCCGGCAGGACCACCGCCGGCATGATCATCAACAGCAGGAACACCATCATCGACCACACCTGGGTGTGGCGTGCCGACCACGGCACGGGGGTCGGCTGGGAGACGAACCGCGCCGACTACGGCGTGATCGTCAACGGCGACGACGTGCTCGCGACCGGCCTGTTCGTGGAGCACTTCAACAAGTACGACGTGCAGTGGTACGGGCAGCGGGGCCGCACGATCTTCTTCCAGAACGAGAAGGCCTACGACGCCCCCAACCAGGCCGCGATCCAGAACGGCTCGGTCAAGGGCTACGCCGCCTACAAGGTCGGCGACAACGTCACCGCGCACGAGGGCTGGGGCCTGGGCAGCTACTGCAACTACAACGCCGATCCGACCATCGTGCAGCACAACGGCTTCGCCGCGCCGCAGCGGGCGGGCGTGAAGTTCCACAGCCTGCTGGTCATCTCGCTCGGCGGCAAGGGCCAGTACGAGCACGTGATCAACGAGACGGGTGCCGCGACGTCGGGCACCTCGACGACACCGTCGACCGTGGTGTCGTACCCCTGATCCACCCCCCACGGGATCCGCGTCCCGCACCGGGAACGGTGCGGGATGCGGACCGGCCGGCGGCCGTGGTCACCGGGCGGGCGCCGGCACCGGTGCCGGCGCGTAGCCGGCGGGGCGGACCGTGAAGGTGCCGCGGCCCCGGGTGCGGCTGCGCAGCCGGGTCGCGTGACCGAAGAGCCCGGCCAGCGGCACGGTGGCGGTCAGCACCGACTCGCCGGCGCGGCCGGCCGAGCCGGTGACCCGGCCGCGCCGGGCCGCCAGGTCGCCGAGGACGGCGCCGACCGCGTCCTCGGGCACCGTGACCGCGACCTCGGCGACCGGTTCCAGCAGCACCATCGCGCAGGAACGCAGGGCCGCGCGGGGCCCGAGCCGGCCGGCGGTGCGGAACGCCGTGTCGGAGGAGTCCCTCACGTGCGCGGAGCCGTCGCTCAGCGTGACCCGCAGCCCGGTCACCGGGTGACCGCCCGGCGGCCCTTCGGTCAGGGCGTCCCGGCAGCCCGCCTCCACCGCGCGCACGTACTCCTGCGGCACCCGTCCGCCGCCGACGGTGGACCGGAACACGAAGCCGGTGGCGCCCGGTTCGCCCCCGAGCGGTTCCACGTCGAGGACGACGTGGGCGAACTGGCCGGTCCCGCCGTCCTGTTTGACGTGCCGGTGGACGAAACCGCGCACCCCCCGCCCGACGGTCCCCCGCAGCGCGACCACGGGCCGGCCCACGGTGAGGTGAGGTCCGCCCTCCCGGCGGATCCTCTCCACCGCGACCTCCAGGTGCGGTTCGCCCCGCCCGGCCAGCACGGTCTGCCCGGTCTCGGCGTCGGTGCGCACCACCAGCGAGGGGTCCTCCTCCGCCAGCCGCGCCGGCGCCGCCGCCAGCCGTCCGAAGTCCGCGGCGCGGCGTGCCCCGACGGCCACGGACACCACCGGCTCGGCGGCCACGGGCGGTTCCAGCAGCAGCGGGGGCGCAGAGGCCGGAACAGAAAGCGGCGGATGGGAGCGGAAGCACGGAAGGGGGGTGAACGACCGTTAACGCGACAGCCACTTGGCACCACGAGACGCCGGGGCAATTTCCGGACATTCCCGTGACGCAGATCACACCTTCACAGACCCCTTTCGGCGCCTAATGCACGGGAACCGCGAACACACGCCGACCGAACCCGCGCGAGACCGGAAATTGGCTGGAAGGATTCGCTCTTTCCGGCCGCCGGGGAATGCCCCGCGAGGGCGCCCGCCCACGTCCCGCGCCTGCCCGGCCCGGGAGGCAGGGGGTACGGGGACCGCCGGCGGACGCGCGTGGAGGGCGGCCGGTGGCCGGGAAAGCGACGTCGTTCCGGGCCGCTTCCGGGGTGCCGTCCGGACGGGGAGAAATGGTGTGGGGTGGCCGGTGGACATCGCCATACCGGGGCGCCCGACCTAATCTGTTGCGCGAGCAGCGTGAATGGACGCGTTCAAGCGGATGGATTGGACTCGGTTGGACACACGAAACAGGCGCGGGACGGGGTTCGCCGCGCCACGCCGGGACAAGACGCTTCCAGCCGCCGCCCTGATACTGATCGCGGGCACCCTCTTCTCCCGCGTGGGCGACTCACTCGCCTCGCTGGGCCTGGTGCTGGACGCGGCCGACCGGCACGTCGGCTGGGGCGTGACGGAGGTCTTCCTCGCGGAGCTCGTGCCCACGGTCGTCGCCGCGCCCGTCATCGGCACGGTGGTGGACCGGCTCAGTGGGCGGAAGGTGTGCCTGGGGGCCCTGGTGGCGCAGGCGCTGTGCCTCGGCACCGCCACGGCGGTGCCGGGATTCCACCTGAGGGTTGCGCTGATCGCCCTGTCGGGGCTGGCCGGGGTGGCGTCGGTGGCCGCCGGCTTCAAGATGCTGCCCGTCGTGGCCGGCGAGGAGCACACGGGCCGGGCCAACAGCCTGCTCACGGCGGGGCTGTCGGCGGCCGGTCTGGTCGGGCCGCCGCTGGCGGGCTTCCTGCACTCGGCCCGGGGCACCTCGCTGCTGCTCGGCGCCGACGCCGCCTCCTTCCTCGTGCTGGCCTGGTGCACGGCCCGCGCGGTGCCGCGCAGCACGGACGTGGCGATCGGCCGCAAGCCGGCGTCGAGGCTGTCGGACGGCTACCGGGCCCTGCGGCACGCGCCGGTCGTGGGCCCCCTGCTGCCCGCGCTGGCGGCGGCGATGCTGGCGACCAGCATCGAGGGCGTGGCGGGCGTCTTCTACCTGCGCCACGTGGCGAGCGGCAACGACACGGTGTTCGGTCTGTTCCTGGCGACCTGGGCGCTGGGCTCGGTCCCGGGCGCGCTGCTCGCCGGCCGCGCGAGCTGGTCCGGCCGGCACACCGCGCTGATCCTGGGCGGGGTCCTGGGCATCTCGCTCGGTCTGCTGCTGGTCGGCCTGATCCCGGTGGCGGCGGCGGTCTTCCCGCTGTTCCTGCTCGGCGGCTTCGGCAACGGCGCGTGCAACGTGGGGCTGCGCAACGCGGTGCACACCCAGGTGCCCGCCGAGGTGCACGGCAGCGCGTGGGCCTGCTTCCAGGCACTGTCGCGCTCCTGCGTCGGCCTCGGGTACCTGCTCGGCACCCCCAACGACCTGGTCTCCAGCCAGGACCAGGTGATCGTCTCCGGGGCGATCCCGCTGGCGGCCGTGGCCTGGGCCGTGCTGGCCGGCCTGCGCCGCAGGCAGCCGGCGCTGACGGAGGCCTCCGGGTGACCGGCCGCGCGGCGGGCCCGGCCCGCCGCGCACGGGCCCGCGCCCGGTGGCGCACCTTGTGCCCAAACGAAAGAAACCCCTGGTCATCAGGGGTTTCCGTGAGTGTCCGAGGGGGGACTTGAACCCCCACGCCCGATAAAGGGCACTAGCACCTCAAGCTAGCGCGTCTGCCATTCCGCCACCCGGACCGGTGTGCGTCGCCCGGCGGGGTGCTCCCCGCGGCGACAGGGACCACAATACCAAGGTTTCGGAGTGCGTTTCACCTGCTTATCCGCCCGGAGGCCGGGGGCGCCGCGCCCCCGGCGCGTTCAGGGGCAGCGGACGACGTGGCCCGCGTACGACAGGTTGCCGCCGAAGCCGAACAGCAGCACCGGGTCGCCCCCGCCGAGCGCCCCCTGTTCGACCAGCTTGGAGAAGGCGAGGGGGATGCTGGCGGCGGAGGTGTTGCCGGACTCGACGACGTCGCGGGCGACGACGGCGTTGACGGCGCCGAGCTTGTGGGCCAGCGGCTCGATGATGCGCAGGTTGGCCTGGTGCAGGACCACCCCGGCGAGTTCCTCCGGGGTCACCCCGGACTTCTCGCAGGCGCGGCGGGCGATGGCGGGCAGCTGGGTGGTGGCCCAGCGGTAGACGCTCTGCCCCTCCTGGGCGAACCGCGGCGGTGTGCCCTCGATCCGCACGGCGTGCCCCATCTCCGGCACCGACCCCCACAGCACCGGCCCGATCCCGGCCGGCTCGCCCGGCGCGCAGGCCTCGACCACGACGGCCCCGGCCCCGTCGCCCACCAGGACGCACGTGGTGCGGTCGCTCCAGTCGGTGACGTCGGACATCTTGTCCGCGCCGATGACCAGGGCACGGGTGGCCGCGCCGGCCCGGACGGCGTGGTCGGCGGTGGCCAGGGCGTGCGGGAAGCCGGCGCAGACCACGTTGACGTCCATCGCGGCCGGCCGCGGGACGCCGAGCCGGGCCGCGACCCGCGCGGCGGTGTTCGGTGAGCGGTCGATCGCGGTGGACGTCGCGACGAGGACCAGGTCGATGTCGTGCGGGGCGAGCCCGGCCGCGGCGAGGGCCTTGGCGGCGGCGTGCGCGGCCAGTTCGTCCACCGGCTCCCCGGGGCCGGCGATGTGCCGGGTGCGGATGCCGACCCGGCTGCGGATCCACGCGTCACTGGTGTCGACCATGCCCGCCAGGTCGTCGTTGGTGAGCACCCTGGCGGGCTGGTAGTGACCGATGGCGGCGATGCGCGAGCCGTGCATGCGGGGGTCCCCTCGTTGCCGTGGGTAGCGGGATCCACCAGTGTGGCCAGTGACCGGCGGGTACGACGTCAGGTGAAGCCACAGGAATCGGGCAGGGGAGTTGTCGGCTTCCCTCAGGCCGCCGCACGGCCGCCCGCCGGCGCCGGCCGTGCGGGACAATAGTGGTGCCACGGTCACCCCGCCGCACGCCGGCCCGGTGACCCTCGGCGCTCTTTGCACGAAGGGCCGTTTCGGCCACCAGCGCGTACGGAACCGGGGCTGATCAGGACATGGGACGAGTGACGGAACGGCGCAGGGTCCTCCGCATCCGGGACGGGGCGGTCTCCGCCCGGCCGGACACCCTCGTCGCGGAGGAACCCCTGGAGATCCGCCTCAACGGCAAGCCCCTGGCCGTCACGATGCGCACCCCGGGCGACGACTTCGCGCTGGCGGCCGGGTTCCTGGTGAGCGAGGGCGTCCTGGCCACCGCGTCCGACCTGCGGAACATCGTCTACTGCGCCGGGGCGATCGCCGACGGTTCGAACACCTACAACGTGGTCGACGTGACGACCGCCCCCGACGTCAGGCTGCCGGACTTCACGCTGGAGCGGAACGTCTACACGACCTCCTCGTGCGGGCTGTGCGGCAAGGCCAGTCTGGACGCGGTGCGCACGACCGCCCGCTGGCCGATCGCCGACGCTCCCCCGGTCCGGGTGAGCACCTCCCTGCTGGCGGCCCTTCCGGACCGGCTGCGCGCGGCCCAGCGGGTGTTCGACCGGACGGGGGGCCTGCACGCGGCCGCCCTGTTCTCCGAGGACGGGGACCTGCTGGACGTGCGGGAGGACGTGGGCCGGCACAACGCGGTCGACAAGCTGGTGGGCCGCGCCCTGCAGAACGGGGATCTGCCGCTGTCGCGGGCGGTGCTGCTGGTGTCGGGCCGGGCCTCGTTCGAGCTGGCGCAGAAGGCGGTGATGGCGGGCATCCCGCTGCTGGCGGCGGTGTCCGCGCCGTCGTCGCTGGCGGTGGACCTGGCCGCCGAGACCGGGCTGACCCTGGTGGGCTTCCTGCGGGGCGATTCGATGAACGTGTACGCGGGCCAGGACCGGATCGCCCTGCCGGCCGCGGCCGCCCGGGACTGACCGGCCGCCCGGGACCGACCGGCTCCCCGCGGCACGGTGCGGACGGGGGCGGCGCGCAGGCCCACCCGCCGGTCCGGCCCGGCACGGCGGGTCCGCGCCGGAGGACGCCGCGCAGGCCCACCGGGCCGTCCGGACGCGGACCGGCCGCGGCGAAGCCGTGCCGCGCCCCGGGCGGCCGGGCGGCGTTTCTCGTCCCGCACGCTCCTTGTGGGGCACCACGGCCCGCAACTACCTTCTAGGCAGCGCATGTTGGACATGGGATGTCCGGATGTCCGCACGCCCGCCGACGAAGGGCAGGTCGCACCATGCCGTCAGGTCCCCGCGCCCGTCCCGCACGCGCTCCCGCGCTCGCCCTCATGACGGCGGCGCTGCTGCTCGCGCCGCTCACCTCCGCCCACCCGGCACACGCCCGGCCGTCGTCCCCCGCTGCGGTGTTCGAGCAGCAGGTCCTCTTCGAGGCCGCCCGGGACCCCGGCTACGCCTGCTTCCGCATCCCGGCGGTCGTGCGGACGGCGGCCGGCACGCTGCTGGCGTTCGCCGAGGGGCGGGTCCTCAACTGCGGGGACGCGGCCGACATCGACATCGTGCTGAAGCGGTCCACCGACGGCGGCCGCACCTGGGGCCCGCTGCGGGTGGTCACCGAGGGCGCCGGCGACACCCACGGCAACCCGGCACCGGTCGTCGACCGGGACACCGGCCGGATCTGGCTCGCGGAGACGTACAACACGGGCCGCACGGACGGCGCCGGCTGCTCCGTGCCCTGCGACCGCACCCCGCACCTGCAGGTCAGCGACGACGACGGTCTGACCTGGTCCGCGCCGCGCGACCTGAGTCCGGAGATCCTGCCCGCCGACTGGAACTCCTGGTACGCGACCGGCCCGGTGCACGGCCTCCAGCTCACCCGCGGCCGGTACGCCGGACGCCTGGTCCTCGGCGTCAACACCGAGACGTGGAACGGCAGCCGGGTCAGTGCCAACCACGCCGCGCTGGTCGTCAGCGACGACCACGGCGGCCACTGGCGGGTCGGCGCCACCGACACCTGGCCGGTCGCCGCCGACGGCACCTTCCGGCAGAAGCCCTCCGAACTCGCGCTCGCCGAGCGGGCGGACGGCTCGCTCCTGGTCAGCGGCCGGGAGCAGGACGGCACCGACCTCGGCCACCGCACGCAGGCCGTCAGCCGGGACGGCGGCGGCCGCTTCACCGCGCCCTTCCGCGCCCTGCCCGGCCTCTACGCCCCGCAGGTGCAGGGGTCGCTGCTGCGGCTGGGCGGCCGGCTCCTGCTCGCCTGCCCCGCCGACCCCGACCGGCGCCGCACGATGATGATCCGCTCCTCCTACGACGGTGGCCGCACCTGGGACGGCGTGGACCGCGGCACGGTCGTCACCGCGGACTGGTCCGGCTACTCCGACCTGGTGCGGGCGGGCCGCGGCACGGTGGGCCTGCTGTACGAGGGCGGGGCCGTCGACGCCCGCGACGAGATCCGCTTCGCCCGCTTCACCGAGGGCTGGCTCGCCCCGCGCCGCCGTCCCGGCCCGGTCACCGCGGACCGCGCCCCGCACGGCCGCCCGGCCTCGGTCCTCGGCGGCGCGCGGGAGACGGACGGCACCGTGGGCGGGGCCCTGGAGTTCGACGGCGCCGACGACGCCGTACGGCTGCCGTACCGACCGGGCCTGCCGCTCGGGACGAAGGACTTCACCGTGTCGCTGTGGTTCCGGTACACGGCCGCGTCCGGGGAGCAGCCGCTGCTGTGGATGGGGGGCGTCGGCAGCAGCCAGCCGCAGGTGTGGCTGCGGGGCGAGCCGGCGGACCACCGCCTCCGGGCGCTCGTCACCGCGCGGGAGGGGGCGGGCCCCGCGCGCACCGCGAGCGTCCGCTCGGCCGCCGCGTACGACGACGGCCGGTGGCACCGCGCGGTGCTCCGCCGGGACGGCGGCAGCCTGTCGCTGTCCGTCGACGGCACGCGGACCGCCGTCGACGGGGTGCCGGGCTCCGTCAGCCGGAACTCGCCCTTCGGGGTGCACATCGGTCAGCGGGTGGACGGCCGGGCCTCCTTCACCGGCGCGATCGACGAGGTGCGCGTGTGGGACCGGGTCCTGACCGACGGGGAGCTGGCCGACCCGGCGGTGCAGCGGTCACCGCAGGGCTCGGTCCTGTGGCTGCCCCTGGACCGCGTGCGCGGCTGACGTGCCGGCCGTCCCCCGCGGGTCGCGGGCCCGCCGCCTGGCGATGACCGCGCACACCATCAGCTGCATCTGGTGGAACAGCATCAGCGGCAGGACGGCCAGCGAGGCGTGGGCGCCGAACAGGACGCTCGCCATCGGCAGCCCGGAGGCGAGGGACTTCTTCGACCCGGCGAACTGGATCGCGATCCGGTCCTCCCGCCCGAAGCCGAGCGCCCTGCCGCCGTACCAGGTCAGCACGAGCATGACGGCCAGCAGGACGGCCTCGACGGCGAGCAGCGCCGCCAGCCGCGGAGGGCTGACCCGGTGCCAGACGCCCCGGGTCACGCCCTCGCTGAACGCGGTGTAGACGACCAGCAGGATCGAGCCGCGGTCGACGAGGCCGAGGACCTTACTGTGCCGGGTGACGAAGCCGCCGATCCAGCGGCGGGTCACCTGCCCGGCGAGGAACGGCACCAGCAGCTGCAGCACGATCTTCACCAGCGAGTCGGCGGAGAACCCGCCGCCGCCGAGCAGCACCGCCGCCAGCAGCGGGGTGAGGACGATGCCGGTGAGGGAGGAGAAGGAGCCGGCGCAGATCGCGGCGGGCACGTTGCCGCGGGCGATGGAGGTGAACGCGATCGACGACTGGATGGTGGACGGCACCAGGGTCAGGAAGAGCAGGCCCTGGTACAGCGGCTGGGTCAGCAGCACCGGCACCAGACCGCGCGCGGCCAGGCCGAGCAGCGGGAAGACGGCGAAGGTGCAGATCAGCACGGTGAGGTGGAGCCGCCAGTGCCGGAGGCCGTCCAGGGCCTCACGGGTGGACAGCCGGGCGCCGTACAGCAGGAACAGGAAGGCGATCGCGGCCGTGGAGGCGCCCGAGGCCGCGGCCGCGCCGGTGCCCCGGGCCGGCAGCAGCGCCGCGAGCCCGACCGTCCCGAGCAGCAGCAGGACGTACGGGTCGATGGGCAGCCATCTCGGCGGGCGCGGGTGTGTCACGGTGCTCGGTGCTCCTCTTGCCGGTCGTCGCCCTTCGCCGGACGCGTGCGGGCCCGCGGGCCCCTTCCATCCTGCTCCCGCGCCCGCCGATCGGGAATCCGGCACACCACTCTGACTGTGATCGTGTACCGCGATGACCGGCGGCTAGGCTGGCGTGCGTGTACGACCCGTCGCAATTGCGCACGTTCCTGGCGGTGGCGCAGACACTGAGCTTCACACAGGCCGCCCGGCGGCTGGGCCTGCGCCAGTCGACGGTCAGCCAGCACGTGCGCCGGCTGGAGGACGCCACCGGCCGGCAGCTGTTCGCACGGGACACCCACTCCGTGGAGCTGACCGAGGACGGCGAGGTCATGCTGGGCTTCGCCCGCCGGCTGCTGGAGGTGCACGAGCGGGCCGCGGCGTTCTTCGCCGGCACCCGGGTGCGGGGCCGGCTGCGGTTCGGGGCCTCGGAGGACGTCGTCCTCACCCGGCTGCCGGAGATCCTGGAGGGGTTCCGCCACGACCACCCCGAGGTCGATCTGGAACTGACGGTGGAGCTGTCGGGCACCCTGCACGAGCGGCTGGCCGCCGGGAAGCTGGACCTGGTGCTGGCCAAGCGGCGCCCGGAGGACCGGCGCGGCGAGCTGGTGTGGCAGGACGACCTGGTGTGGATCGGCGCCGAACGGCTCCGCCTGGACCCCGACCGGCCGGTGCCGCTGATCGTGTACCCGCCGCCCGGCATCACCCGGGCCCGCGCGCTGGAGGCGCTGGAGGACCAGGGGCGGCAGTGGCGCATCGTGTGCACCAGCGGCAGCCTCAACGGGCTGGTCGCCGCCGCGCGTGCCGGGCTGGGCGTGATGGCCCACTCCCGGCGGCTGATGCCGCCCGGTCTGTTCCGGGTGGGGGACCGGGCGGGCCTGCCGGACCTGGGCAAGATCGACTTCGTCCTCGTGCACGGCCGGCGGCGGGGCACGGCGGAGGACGCCGCGAACGCCCTGGCGGCGGCGGTCCTGGCGGGCGGTGGGCGCCTGCGCCACCGGGGCGCCTGAGGGACCCGGCCCCCGCGGGGCGCGCGGCGCCCCCGCCGTCCCGGCTCAGCGCCGCCCGGGGTACGCGCTGGGGGTGGCGGTCCTCGGCACGGTCCTGACCTCCCGGATGACCGGCACGCTCTCCCGGCCGGCGGCCCACACGCTGGCCGGCGGCGGCGCGACGGCACTGCGCGGCGGCGTCGCCGAGCACACCCCGCGCGTGGCGTTCGCCTCGGGTCTGAACGGCGCGTTGGTGAGCGCGGGCCTCGCGGGGATCGCCGCGGGCGCCCTGGTGCTGGTGCGCACGCCCCGGCCGCCGGCGGGGACGCCGGCCGGGGCGGCGCCGCGGGAGGCGGCGGTGAGCCCGCACGGCTGACGCGCGCACGACGGCGAGGGCGGCCCCGGAGCACCGGTGGGGCCGCCCTCGGCCGTCGCGGAGGCCGAGCCCGTCCGGACGGGGGCGGGCCCGGCCCCCGTCCGGACGGGCTCGGCGTGCGGGGCCCGGTCCGCGCGCCGTGACCGGGAGGTACAGATTCGGTGGAGATTGAGGCCCCGGGGCTTATCGACCCGTCAGTATTGTGTCCGTCCCTTCCCCATGTGCGGGTATTTTCCGGCCGGGGCCGGAGAGGTACGCCGGGTTTGCCCGGCTTCCCTTCTCCTCCCGCCGGGCCAACGGGTGGGGTAGCTTTCACGGCGCTGTGCGGAGCATCACGGCCGTGGACGACGAGCTAGGAGCGGGGATTGCGCGAGTTCACCAACCCTCCGCCGGCGTCGGCGCCGCCGGCCGGCGGTCTGGCCGACGCCGTCTTCGAGCACGCCCGCACGGACCCGGCGCGCGTCGCCCTCGCCCGCAAGGACGAGTCCGGGCAGTGGCGGGACGTGACCTCGGCCGAGTTCCGCGACGAGGTGCTCGCCCTGGCGAAGGGGCTGCTGGCCCGGGGCGTCCGGTTCGGCGACCGGGTCGCGATCATGTCCCGCACCCGCTACGAGTGGACCCTGTTCGACTTCGCGCTGTGGGCGATCGGCGCCCAGGTGGTGCCGGTCTACCCGACGTCCTCGGCCGAACAGTGCTTCTGGATGCTGTACGACGCCGAGGTGTCCGCGGCCGTCGTGGAGCACGAGGACCACGCGATGACGATCGCCACCGTCATCGACCGGCTGCCGCGGCTGCACCAGCTCTGGCAGCTGGACGCGGGCTGCGTGCGGGAGCTGTACGACGCCGGGGCGCACCTGGACGACGAGACGGTGCACCGGCACCGGGTGGCGGTCACCCCGGAGTCGGTGGCGACGGTCATCTACACCTCGGGGACCACCGGCCGCCCGAAGGGCTGTGTGCTCTCGCACGGGAACTTCATGGTCGAGGCGGACACCGTCGTCGAGCACTGGGATCCGGTGTTCCGCTCCAGGAGGGGCGAGGACGCCTCCACGCTGCTGTTCCTGCCGCTGGCGCACGTGTTCGGGCGGATGGTGGAGGTCGCCTCGATCCGCGGCCGGGTCCGCCTCGGGCACCAGCCGCAGCTGAACGCCGCCGCCCTGCTGCCCGACCTGCAGGCGTTCCGGCCGACGTTCATCCTCGCGGTGCCGTACATCTTCGAGAAGGTGTTCAACGCCTCCCGCCGCAAGGCGGAGAAGGAGGGCAGGGCCGGGCCGTTCGAGAAGGCCGTCGAGGTCGCGGTGAAGTACGCGGAGGCGCTGGAGGCCAAGGCCTGGGGCACCGGACCGGGCCCGTCGGCGGGCCTGCGCATGCAGCACCAGGTGTTCGACAAGCTCGTCTACGCCAAGGTACGGGCCGCGATGGGCGGCCGGATCCGCAACGCGATGTCCGGCGGCTCGGGCATGGACCGCAGGCTGGGGCTGTTCTTCGCCGGGGCCGGCGTGCAGGTGTACGAGGGGTACGGCCTGACGGAGTCGACCGCCGCCGCCACCGCCAACCCGCCCGAGCGCACCCGGTACGGCACCGTCGGCCGGCCCATCCCCGGGGTGACCGTGCACATCGCGGACGACGGGGAGATCTGGCTGCGCGGCGGCAACGTCTTCCAGGGCTACCTGAACAACCCGAAGGCCACCGACGAGGCCCTGCACGACGGCTGGCTCGCCACCGGCGACCTCGGTTCCCTCGACGAGGACGGCTACCTGACCATCACCGGCCGCAAGAAGGAGATCCTGGTGACCTCCGGCGGCAAGAGCGTCTCCCCCGGCGTGCTGGAGGAGCGGGTCCGCGACCACCCGCTGGTCAACCAGTGCATCGTCGTCGGCAACGACCGCCCCTACATCGCCGCCCTGGTCACCCTGGACCAGGAGGCCGTGGAGCACTGGCTGCAGATGCGCGACAAGCCCCGGATGAGCCCGGCCCGGCTGGTGCGCAACCCGGACCTGGAGGCGGAGGTGCGGCGGGCGGTCGTGGCCGCCAACACCCTGGTCTCCCAGGCCGAGTCGATCCGCACCTTCCGCATCCTGGCGCAGCCGTTCACCGAGGAGCACGGCCTGCTGACGCCGTCGCTGAAACTGAAGCGGAAAGCGATCGAGAAGGCGTACGGCAAAGAGGTCGAGGCCCTCTACCAGGCCTGACGGGAGAACCGGCCGGTGCGCCGTGCGGAGCGCCGGCCGGTTCTCCCGGCGTGGACCGTACGGTCAGGAATGCATCGCGGCCCGTGATCGTTGACGATGGGAGTACCACCTGTCGACAACCGAAGGATCAAGAAGCTCGTGAGCAGCAAGGTCCCCCCGATCATCCTCAACAACGGCGTCGAGATGCCCCAGCTGGGCTTCGGCGTCTGGCAGGTACCGGACGACGAGGC
This is a stretch of genomic DNA from Streptomyces sp. TG1A-8. It encodes these proteins:
- a CDS encoding beta-ketoacyl-ACP synthase III; translation: MHGSRIAAIGHYQPARVLTNDDLAGMVDTSDAWIRSRVGIRTRHIAGPGEPVDELAAHAAAKALAAAGLAPHDIDLVLVATSTAIDRSPNTAARVAARLGVPRPAAMDVNVVCAGFPHALATADHAVRAGAATRALVIGADKMSDVTDWSDRTTCVLVGDGAGAVVVEACAPGEPAGIGPVLWGSVPEMGHAVRIEGTPPRFAQEGQSVYRWATTQLPAIARRACEKSGVTPEELAGVVLHQANLRIIEPLAHKLGAVNAVVARDVVESGNTSAASIPLAFSKLVEQGALGGGDPVLLFGFGGNLSYAGHVVRCP
- a CDS encoding MFS transporter, whose amino-acid sequence is MDTRNRRGTGFAAPRRDKTLPAAALILIAGTLFSRVGDSLASLGLVLDAADRHVGWGVTEVFLAELVPTVVAAPVIGTVVDRLSGRKVCLGALVAQALCLGTATAVPGFHLRVALIALSGLAGVASVAAGFKMLPVVAGEEHTGRANSLLTAGLSAAGLVGPPLAGFLHSARGTSLLLGADAASFLVLAWCTARAVPRSTDVAIGRKPASRLSDGYRALRHAPVVGPLLPALAAAMLATSIEGVAGVFYLRHVASGNDTVFGLFLATWALGSVPGALLAGRASWSGRHTALILGGVLGISLGLLLVGLIPVAAAVFPLFLLGGFGNGACNVGLRNAVHTQVPAEVHGSAWACFQALSRSCVGLGYLLGTPNDLVSSQDQVIVSGAIPLAAVAWAVLAGLRRRQPALTEASG
- a CDS encoding bile acid:sodium symporter family protein; the encoded protein is MTHPRPPRWLPIDPYVLLLLGTVGLAALLPARGTGAAAASGASTAAIAFLFLLYGARLSTREALDGLRHWRLHLTVLICTFAVFPLLGLAARGLVPVLLTQPLYQGLLFLTLVPSTIQSSIAFTSIARGNVPAAICAGSFSSLTGIVLTPLLAAVLLGGGGFSADSLVKIVLQLLVPFLAGQVTRRWIGGFVTRHSKVLGLVDRGSILLVVYTAFSEGVTRGVWHRVSPPRLAALLAVEAVLLAVMLVLTWYGGRALGFGREDRIAIQFAGSKKSLASGLPMASVLFGAHASLAVLPLMLFHQMQLMVCAVIARRRARDPRGTAGTSAAHAVQGQPQDRALR
- the fdhD gene encoding formate dehydrogenase accessory sulfurtransferase FdhD, yielding MGRVTERRRVLRIRDGAVSARPDTLVAEEPLEIRLNGKPLAVTMRTPGDDFALAAGFLVSEGVLATASDLRNIVYCAGAIADGSNTYNVVDVTTAPDVRLPDFTLERNVYTTSSCGLCGKASLDAVRTTARWPIADAPPVRVSTSLLAALPDRLRAAQRVFDRTGGLHAAALFSEDGDLLDVREDVGRHNAVDKLVGRALQNGDLPLSRAVLLVSGRASFELAQKAVMAGIPLLAAVSAPSSLAVDLAAETGLTLVGFLRGDSMNVYAGQDRIALPAAAARD
- a CDS encoding LysR substrate-binding domain-containing protein → MYDPSQLRTFLAVAQTLSFTQAARRLGLRQSTVSQHVRRLEDATGRQLFARDTHSVELTEDGEVMLGFARRLLEVHERAAAFFAGTRVRGRLRFGASEDVVLTRLPEILEGFRHDHPEVDLELTVELSGTLHERLAAGKLDLVLAKRRPEDRRGELVWQDDLVWIGAERLRLDPDRPVPLIVYPPPGITRARALEALEDQGRQWRIVCTSGSLNGLVAAARAGLGVMAHSRRLMPPGLFRVGDRAGLPDLGKIDFVLVHGRRRGTAEDAANALAAAVLAGGGRLRHRGA
- a CDS encoding sialidase family protein; translated protein: MPSGPRARPARAPALALMTAALLLAPLTSAHPAHARPSSPAAVFEQQVLFEAARDPGYACFRIPAVVRTAAGTLLAFAEGRVLNCGDAADIDIVLKRSTDGGRTWGPLRVVTEGAGDTHGNPAPVVDRDTGRIWLAETYNTGRTDGAGCSVPCDRTPHLQVSDDDGLTWSAPRDLSPEILPADWNSWYATGPVHGLQLTRGRYAGRLVLGVNTETWNGSRVSANHAALVVSDDHGGHWRVGATDTWPVAADGTFRQKPSELALAERADGSLLVSGREQDGTDLGHRTQAVSRDGGGRFTAPFRALPGLYAPQVQGSLLRLGGRLLLACPADPDRRRTMMIRSSYDGGRTWDGVDRGTVVTADWSGYSDLVRAGRGTVGLLYEGGAVDARDEIRFARFTEGWLAPRRRPGPVTADRAPHGRPASVLGGARETDGTVGGALEFDGADDAVRLPYRPGLPLGTKDFTVSLWFRYTAASGEQPLLWMGGVGSSQPQVWLRGEPADHRLRALVTAREGAGPARTASVRSAAAYDDGRWHRAVLRRDGGSLSLSVDGTRTAVDGVPGSVSRNSPFGVHIGQRVDGRASFTGAIDEVRVWDRVLTDGELADPAVQRSPQGSVLWLPLDRVRG
- a CDS encoding long-chain fatty acid--CoA ligase translates to MREFTNPPPASAPPAGGLADAVFEHARTDPARVALARKDESGQWRDVTSAEFRDEVLALAKGLLARGVRFGDRVAIMSRTRYEWTLFDFALWAIGAQVVPVYPTSSAEQCFWMLYDAEVSAAVVEHEDHAMTIATVIDRLPRLHQLWQLDAGCVRELYDAGAHLDDETVHRHRVAVTPESVATVIYTSGTTGRPKGCVLSHGNFMVEADTVVEHWDPVFRSRRGEDASTLLFLPLAHVFGRMVEVASIRGRVRLGHQPQLNAAALLPDLQAFRPTFILAVPYIFEKVFNASRRKAEKEGRAGPFEKAVEVAVKYAEALEAKAWGTGPGPSAGLRMQHQVFDKLVYAKVRAAMGGRIRNAMSGGSGMDRRLGLFFAGAGVQVYEGYGLTESTAAATANPPERTRYGTVGRPIPGVTVHIADDGEIWLRGGNVFQGYLNNPKATDEALHDGWLATGDLGSLDEDGYLTITGRKKEILVTSGGKSVSPGVLEERVRDHPLVNQCIVVGNDRPYIAALVTLDQEAVEHWLQMRDKPRMSPARLVRNPDLEAEVRRAVVAANTLVSQAESIRTFRILAQPFTEEHGLLTPSLKLKRKAIEKAYGKEVEALYQA